The Pantoea trifolii nucleotide sequence GTTTGAAGGTGCGCGGGTTTTCCTGCTCATTGATGTAATCCCACCCTTGACCAATTGAAACCGGATGGGGAATTTCGAGCATGAAGACAAAATCGTAAGTTTTGCCCAACCAAAATCCACCTCCGCATTCTTTCGGTCGCTGGAAAAATACCCACCCGCCCGGCTTATATCCCGTGAGCACTTCACCACGATAAACAACCTGGAAGAGATCGGGACTTTTCATAAACTAACGCCTCGCGATGCTCGTTGTTCAACCCTGCCGACGCCAAAAGCAAGTTTTGACGCCAGCACGGTTATCAGTGTTGCCAGCTGTCGTCTTCCCAAACTTGCTGGAGAATGCTCATGACATTTTTTCTTTCTTCATCCTGACGTAAACCACTAAGCTCAACGCCAGTAGCGCCGCCTTTACGAATGCGGATAGCCGTAGAGGGATATTGAGGCAGCAAGTTTTTTAATAATTCAGCCTCAAGTGCATCAAGCGTTGTCTGGCTTATTTTCTGCTCTTTGTCGATCATGATTTCAACGCGCATGGCAGCAACCTCAAGGATTATTTTTCTAACGGTACAGCCGAAAATACGACTGAAAATTGTTTGTTCGCCATTTCGGAACTACTCGCAATCTCAGCTATAAGGCTAAGCGCAATTTCCCTATCTCTTTCTTTGCAAAGTCCCTCACTGGTAAGCCGAGCTATAAGCTCAACACGTTCAAGCATTACCCGTTCTTGTAAGTCGTTATCCACGCGCCCTCCCCATCAAAATCACTGTACATATACACAGTATCATAGCAATCAGATTAAGCGGAAGAAAAATATGTTATTTGAAACAAGTTTTTATCTGCATGATATGAAACATCTTTATTAGCATTTACCCAGTGGCTAACAACACTCTAAAATCTCTTAAATTTACCGTTCAGAACTTCCCGCTTAGTGACTTCCAGACGATTACTGTGCGTTTTTTGCTCTGACTGATTCAGCTAATCGGTTAAATCTTGCTAATGCCCCACTCTTCAAAGCCTCTGATTTTGGCCTCAATAGGTCGCCATAAGCAGAGCTGCGGACGCTTTTTCCAGTGATTTCAGTCTGTGCGCCACTAATTATGCGCACAGCTAATCCGCGGCTAATTGTCTCCCCATATAAATCCTTCACCTGGCTGATTAGGTTGTCGCACGCAGCTTCAACTTTGTCCGATCTCCTCAATTTAAGGTGCCGTTTTTTGGGTTGCTCTGACCTTATCCGAGCCAATAGTTGCCGCCGCTCTTTCGCACTCAATCGATTAAGGTCGATTTTGTTAAAACTTTCCGGTGAGTTCGAATCCTCAGATCTCAAACTTCCCGTACAGTTATTGACAGAACTCCGAGAGGACGCGGACGCGTCCAAAAATTCAAAGGCCAAATCAAGGTCAACATCCAACGCCGAAACCGGCTTAGGTGCACTTTCAAATACGGCATCAATTGAACGCTTTGGAACGATCTTCCACTGTGCCAGGCGGGTTAGAATTGGCGTATCTGCACCAACTGCGGTAGCAAAGACGCCCTTAATGCGCACGGTCTCTTCGCCATACTCATTAATGTCTTCGCTTGGTTGATACCAAATGCGCACCGCAAGATCATCTCGACGGACGAACGGCCCGCCCTGTGCATTGACGTACCCAGCCCAATCACCAGCGTCAGCAGCATCATGCGCAGCCGCAAACTCAACACTTAGACCGTGTGCCGTTTCGCTGTCAGCCATGCGGCGCAACTCGCGATATACAGTCACGGGCGCGCCACCCACGAACTGAAACTGGCGTATGTGCCAGCGAGCAGCCCACGCGGAAACCGCTGGCGCAGTATCTTTCAGCTCTTTGCCGCTTTCGTCGTCCAGCTCGCCATCGAGAGCGTAGCCGTCGATATTCTTCGAAATATATTTGGCTACGTAGCCTGTGGCGCTGCCTTTTTCTGGGTCGATAGCTTCCGCATGGAAACGTGCTTTGCGCGCTTTATCTGTTGTCAGCTCACTGCTGTCTTCCTGATATGCGTAATCGCGGATTATCTGACGCACCTGATCTACATTTTCAGGACGCATGAACATCAGCATGTGCCAGTGCGGCGTGCCGTCGTGATGTGGCTCGGCAACGCGAATACCGAAAATGCGAATCTCTTCGCGATGCAATTTGGCGCGGATTCTTTGCCAGACGTTACATAAATAGCGCTGCGTATCAGCCGGGCTTGCACCGTTCCATTTACGATTACGGTGGCCGGTCTTGATTGTTGCGTGAAAGCGGGCCGGGGCGGTCAACGTATAGAACTCACCAACAAACCCCATTTCATTGCAGATGTTTTCAAAACCACGGATGCGCGTCATTAACTCGCAGCGACGGATCGCCGGATTAGCCACACTTCCATCGTATTTGTCGATAAGGCTGATGCGGTTGCCTTCTTCATCTTCAAGCTCAAGCGATTTTAAAAATTCACGCGTGCGGCGCTTTTGCTCTCGCCATTCGGCAACAGTCATATTGCTGGCATAAGGGGTGTGATTTTTGCTGACATTCGCAAGCGCGATCTGTAAATGTTCGCGCCATGAGGCTGCGACGCGACGCAATCTACCCTTCCACCACTTTTCGGTTTGCATCCGCCTGATCTCCGGGGTGACTTCTTCCGGGTCAAACAGTCGGGATGTGACCTTCTCCCACAATGGCGGCGTTTGATTGAATTCGCGTGTGATGGTGGCAGCCGTCATATATAGACGGTGCGTGTATTTGTAATCCGATTCATCACAAACCAGAGCATGTACTTGCACTGTTTCAGCCAAGATGAAATTAGCCAGATCACCGGCCAGCAAATCAATATCGGCTCTCGCCATATTAGGCAGGCGGTTGTAACGGCGCATTAGCTCCCACAAAGTGCCGCCAGCTCTTGCCGAACCTGTGTTTTGTGGAGCGTTGTTGGTAAGCAGACTAATTGTGCCGGCACTCATTTCACCGAGGTGATATTGCGCACTTACTACTTCAACGCGTGGCAATGTGCGCTCTACGAAAGTCTTCGTAAAGTACGCATTGGCACGGGTTGTTCCCTGTGTTTTTTCAAGTTCACTAATGCGACGCTTAACGTCGAGCTGCACCAGCGTTGGCTGCTGTTCGAGTAGTTCCTGCGCACGCACTAAAGCCGCAATCATCTGACTGCGGCTGTGCATTTCCTCATAGGTGGGATATGGGCTGGCGATGGCTTCCCGTGGTGCATTCCACGGGTAAGCGTATGGTTCACTGGAGATCACGACCTGCCCCGAGCTAACAACCCAACGCTGAGCATTACATAGCCCGGAAGCCAGTCGCTTACATCAGTTATATGCGTGACGACCACATGCACTTCTGAGCCAGTGAAATTCCCGTTCTTAGGCTGATATTCTTTGAGCATTAAGGAGTCACCAACAGAATAATCACGGTCGTTTTTCCGCAGCTCTGCCCTCTTCATGCCACTGATTACATCCTGATAATGTTCAGGCCAGATTTTCAAAAAATGGAATGTGGTCACGCCGCTACCTCTTTATCTGCTGAGGCTGGCTTGCGAAAAGCAATGATTTCAGATGCACGCTTTTTCTCACTGGCTTTAACGCCAACCGAGCGAGCCACAGTGATTTTGGTAATGTCGAAAGCGCGATAAATACTGCGGGTGAAAAGCGTGTCGCTATTCGACAGAACTACCGGGTTACGCTCGGAAATGCCCAGCAGATAGCAGGCCAGCGAATGCTGGTCATCTTCATTAAAGCCGCCAGTGTGATATTCGGTGAACGTGCCGTGATATGGAGGATCGCAATAAACAACATCACCGGCCTTCACCATGCCCAGAGTTTCCTGATAGCCAGCACAAATAAACGTTGCGCGCTTTGCCTTCTCAGCAAACATTTCGATTTCATAAAGTGGGTAGTAAGGTTTTGCGTAATGTCCGAAAGGAATATTGAATTCGCCTTTGAGGTTGTAGCGGCAAACGCCACGATAGCCGTGGCGGTTTAGATACAGGAAATACGCCGCTCTCTCCAGCAGAGGCATTGATGTATTTTCATTAAATTCTTTGCGCGCACGGTAATAACTTTCTTCCGTCGTGTTTTGGCTGAATAGAGCCATAGCCACTACAATAAATGGGCGCGTATGCTCTTTAATCTGGCGGTACATATTGATGAGATCGGGATTAATATCAGCGACCAGATATTCAGGGTAATCGGTATTCATCATAACTGCGCATGAGCCTGCAAACGGCTCAACAAGGCGATTTCCAGCAGGAAGATGAGCTGACAGCTCATCCATTACACGGACTTTACTTCCCGGCCATTTCAAAATGGTATTCATAACGCAGCCCCTTTGTAATGAGCGTTTTTAAGCTCGCTGACTTCCTTACATGTCACGCAGACAGAAACGCCCGGCAGTGCACGGCGGCGGGCTTCAGGAATTTCGGCATCACATGAAAGGCAGAAAAATTCACTTGCGCCGATAGGATGCTGTTTAGCGTTTGCCAGATTGCGTGCCAATTCTTCTTCAACACGCTGTTGCACCAAATCCATTGAGTCGGCCATTAGTGAAGCTCCCGAGCTTGGTTCTCATAGCGCTCAGCCTCTCTGTCCAATAGATCGATAATTTCCGCAGCGGACATCTCCTTTTTACGGGCATGTATTGCCAGCGCGGCAATATGGATAGACACAGCTAGCGCATCATCACTTCGCTGTTCTTTTTTGGCCTTGCTAAGCATCGCGTTTAGCGCGTCAACATCAGCTTTGAAATTACGGGTCTCGGTATTTCGCATATTTAAATCTCCAGAATTTGGGTAAAAGAATGCCCGGCGGGTTTACGCCATTAATTTGTTGAGCATTATTTACTCAGGTAAAAAACAATCAGCAGGTGAAAACTGCCGGGGTAATATTCGACCCCAGCGTGCAACTTTATTCATTGCGATGATTATTAACTCGCGGCGGCGTTCATCGAAATATTCAAAAGGCTTTCCGATTTCTTCCGGTTTAAATGTCTTGGGGTTATCACGATTAGCCAGTGTCATTACGCAGAACTTAAATTCATCATTCTGACGATTGAAATAACGCAGCGCCGGATTGGCGTTGTTATCACGCATCTGACGCCATCTTTTGCGAAATTCATCAAACGTCATTGGCTGAATTTTATCAACACGCGCGCCCATCAAATGAATTTTGGAAAAACTGGCGGGTTCATGTTGCTTTGGTACTTCCCATAAAACTCGCGGCATATTAACCACCGATAAGTTTACGCATGCGGATTAAAAGGCCGCCGCGTTTTGTTGTCAGATCACGCAACAGAGATTTCTGGTCAGCGCATGGATGCCAGCGCTTGCCGTTTCCGCCCATAATCCAGCCGTTGCCATATGACATAGACGGGCTTTGGCGCTTGAGGTGGGCTGCAAATGAAATCATCGCGCGCCCCCTCAGTTCAAACCAACTGAAGCGCTTAGGCCGCTTATTGCATCAACGGTAGATGCCAAAGTGGGGTTAGAATGAATGCGGCTCTGCACTGCAATTGCGGCCAGCATCAGGCAGCGAATGCCAGTATTGGCCGCTTCGACAACACCACGGCGGCAGGTGGCTGTGATTTTCTCAGCGCTTGCCGCTTTAGCTGCCAACATGCCAACCTCGGCAGTTGCTTTCAGCACGTATGCTGAATACTTCTCGTCTGCCACTTCATTCACCGGCACACATGGAAGACATTGCAGTTGTGCTAACGCTCCATCTATCAACGTCGCGTCTTCTGTCAGATCAGTCAGCAGAAGCATTTCGGCCACAGTAAGTTGGTGCACTTGATCGGGATTCAACTTATTACGCAAAGCCTGAACTTTCATATCGGCTTGCTGAGCCAGCTCTGTCATGTTGTGCGTAAGAGCGAACTTGCGGCAGGCTTCATCAAAGTGGCTATGGGTGGAAACCTTAAAATCAAACATGATTAGTCCTTGTCTAATATCTAAGATTTATTGCGCATTGAGCGAAATATCACATTCGCTTAATGCCTGAACTGTCAAAGCTGCCATGTTGATTTCAACTAAACCTTTTTTCTGAGCGCCTTTAGGCTTAATTGGCAGCTTTCCATATGAAATCAGGTTTTCAGCAGTGCTTTTAGACATGCCAGTGCGGCGGCAATACTCATCCAATGGGATGTAGGGATCAGGAATCACGATTGTAATGTTTGGGCGCATAATGCAAACTCCATTCGTTTAGGGACACACCAATGTCCACCAATATCAGCCAATGTTCGCTTTAACCGATAACACGGAGTGACTCTAATTCGACTAAGACGAAATATCAATAAATATTTCCACTAAGACGAAAGATCAGAATCTTATGAGTAAATTCCCTTTTGAACAGATTGGGCACAGCAGCGAGGTTCTTGACCGCATTGTTGAGGCTTACGGATTCACCTCGAAGTTGCAGCTAGCCGACCACTTTCAAATGGCTGCTAGTAGCCTATCCGCTAGGTTCAAGAGGGGAATTTTCCCTGCGGATATGGTGATCAGATGTGTTGCTGAGACAGGAGCAGACCTTGAGTGGCTGTCTACAGGTAATGGAAGGAAGTTTAATGATGGGGAATTAGACGTTCTGAAGTTACCACGTTGCAAAATCGTAGACGGCCAAATGTATGAAGCTGGATTTTATCTGCTGGATAAAGCGTCATTTCTACCCGGCAAACCGATTCCTCAAGATGCAATATGTATTATTGATTCTTTCACTCAGTACATAGTTGACCGTAATTACTCAGAAATTTATGACGATGAATGGTTGGTCAAAATTGAGGGGAAAATTAGCGTTAGAACATTGACCCGAATCCCCATTAAGAAAGTCCGAGTTAGTGGCGTGGGAATGGCTTTTGATTGCTCTTTAGAAGATATAGACGTATTGGGACGCGTTGCACTTACAATAAAATAACAAGGTATATTAGAATGTTAGACTACAAAACAGCATCTAAAGAAGATTTAAAGCAGGAAATGAAAAGGCTTGCGTCTGTAGTTTCAGATGCACCTTTTGGGACAAAAAAAGAGTTCTATCACCTCCCTGAAATACTAGGAGCTAGTGAAACCCCTCTCGCGATTGCCAGTGGGATGATGGATGGCAACACCTGGTTAATTACTCTGACCAATAAACGAGTAATATTTCTGGATAAAGGGATGCTTTATGGAGTTAAACAAGTAGATATCAACTTGAATAACATCGTAAGTGTTGGTGGTAAAACCG carries:
- a CDS encoding TraR/DksA family transcriptional regulator, with translation MADSMDLVQQRVEEELARNLANAKQHPIGASEFFCLSCDAEIPEARRRALPGVSVCVTCKEVSELKNAHYKGAAL
- a CDS encoding DNA adenine methylase, coding for MNTILKWPGSKVRVMDELSAHLPAGNRLVEPFAGSCAVMMNTDYPEYLVADINPDLINMYRQIKEHTRPFIVVAMALFSQNTTEESYYRARKEFNENTSMPLLERAAYFLYLNRHGYRGVCRYNLKGEFNIPFGHYAKPYYPLYEIEMFAEKAKRATFICAGYQETLGMVKAGDVVYCDPPYHGTFTEYHTGGFNEDDQHSLACYLLGISERNPVVLSNSDTLFTRSIYRAFDITKITVARSVGVKASEKKRASEIIAFRKPASADKEVAA
- a CDS encoding replication endonuclease — encoded protein: MHSRSQMIAALVRAQELLEQQPTLVQLDVKRRISELEKTQGTTRANAYFTKTFVERTLPRVEVVSAQYHLGEMSAGTISLLTNNAPQNTGSARAGGTLWELMRRYNRLPNMARADIDLLAGDLANFILAETVQVHALVCDESDYKYTHRLYMTAATITREFNQTPPLWEKVTSRLFDPEEVTPEIRRMQTEKWWKGRLRRVAASWREHLQIALANVSKNHTPYASNMTVAEWREQKRRTREFLKSLELEDEEGNRISLIDKYDGSVANPAIRRCELMTRIRGFENICNEMGFVGEFYTLTAPARFHATIKTGHRNRKWNGASPADTQRYLCNVWQRIRAKLHREEIRIFGIRVAEPHHDGTPHWHMLMFMRPENVDQVRQIIRDYAYQEDSSELTTDKARKARFHAEAIDPEKGSATGYVAKYISKNIDGYALDGELDDESGKELKDTAPAVSAWAARWHIRQFQFVGGAPVTVYRELRRMADSETAHGLSVEFAAAHDAADAGDWAGYVNAQGGPFVRRDDLAVRIWYQPSEDINEYGEETVRIKGVFATAVGADTPILTRLAQWKIVPKRSIDAVFESAPKPVSALDVDLDLAFEFLDASASSRSSVNNCTGSLRSEDSNSPESFNKIDLNRLSAKERRQLLARIRSEQPKKRHLKLRRSDKVEAACDNLISQVKDLYGETISRGLAVRIISGAQTEITGKSVRSSAYGDLLRPKSEALKSGALARFNRLAESVRAKNAQ
- a CDS encoding DUF3850 domain-containing protein; amino-acid sequence: MTTFHFLKIWPEHYQDVISGMKRAELRKNDRDYSVGDSLMLKEYQPKNGNFTGSEVHVVVTHITDVSDWLPGYVMLSVGLLARGRS
- a CDS encoding PH domain-containing protein, encoding MLDYKTASKEDLKQEMKRLASVVSDAPFGTKKEFYHLPEILGASETPLAIASGMMDGNTWLITLTNKRVIFLDKGMLYGVKQVDINLNNIVSVGGKTGLLLGEIMISTSGQNYTIKNVMKGSVIPFTNLVNETRNNQTQSQKAEHQPSKTSVSFDEQMAKIERLAEMKDDGILTDEEFQVQKQRILNG
- a CDS encoding DUF2732 family protein, which gives rise to MRNTETRNFKADVDALNAMLSKAKKEQRSDDALAVSIHIAALAIHARKKEMSAAEIIDLLDREAERYENQARELH
- a CDS encoding helix-turn-helix transcriptional regulator, whose protein sequence is MRPNITIVIPDPYIPLDEYCRRTGMSKSTAENLISYGKLPIKPKGAQKKGLVEINMAALTVQALSECDISLNAQ
- a CDS encoding phage regulatory CII family protein, which gives rise to MFDFKVSTHSHFDEACRKFALTHNMTELAQQADMKVQALRNKLNPDQVHQLTVAEMLLLTDLTEDATLIDGALAQLQCLPCVPVNEVADEKYSAYVLKATAEVGMLAAKAASAEKITATCRRGVVEAANTGIRCLMLAAIAVQSRIHSNPTLASTVDAISGLSASVGLN
- a CDS encoding phage filamentation protein Fil family protein translates to MISFAAHLKRQSPSMSYGNGWIMGGNGKRWHPCADQKSLLRDLTTKRGGLLIRMRKLIGG
- a CDS encoding phage repressor protein CI, with the translated sequence MSKFPFEQIGHSSEVLDRIVEAYGFTSKLQLADHFQMAASSLSARFKRGIFPADMVIRCVAETGADLEWLSTGNGRKFNDGELDVLKLPRCKIVDGQMYEAGFYLLDKASFLPGKPIPQDAICIIDSFTQYIVDRNYSEIYDDEWLVKIEGKISVRTLTRIPIKKVRVSGVGMAFDCSLEDIDVLGRVALTIK
- a CDS encoding DinI-like family protein, whose product is MRVEIMIDKEQKISQTTLDALEAELLKNLLPQYPSTAIRIRKGGATGVELSGLRQDEERKNVMSILQQVWEDDSWQH